The Canis lupus baileyi chromosome 26, mCanLup2.hap1, whole genome shotgun sequence DNA window atgatctcaggatcctgggatcaagccccctcaCTCCCCCTTGGGCTTCCTACtcgatggggagtctgcttctccctctacctccacctgatgctcccctgcttgtggtctctctctgtcaaataaataaaatgctcacTCTTTGAGAcagaaactattatttttttctattttacaaacaaggaaacccAGGCACAGGTTAAGAAAtgtgtctaaggtcacacagcgagCAGGTGATGGAACTGGAAACAGAACCCACGCAATCTGGCTCCAGAGATACGCTTTTAATCCTTGTTAAAAGATGGACAAATGcagaaactaatagaacattgtatgttaattatattccatttttcaaaaaaaagagtaaaaaaacgAATGAAGGCATATTAAACACTGTAAGAGTTTGAGTAAAACCCTATTTGAGTCTGGCAGCATGAAGCCAACAGTGGTTAGGGGTGCTCCTCCCACAGGTTAGACTGGAAGACATACGGAAAAGGTggggaaacaaaaaaggaaattatttggtGGACTGTAGCCTAAAGCCTGATTGGCTTTCTGAGACAGCTTTTCCCTAGTGTTTACCTCATTTGGGAACGCCTTCTTGACTGTGGTTGGTTATCCTTTGGGTTTCGATTTCTTAACCTTAATGTATTTAAAGGGTTGGGTTTTGGTTTGCTCACATAGGCCACCAAAACCTTAGAGCCACTTCCAACATAAACTCCTGCTGAATTGACTTAATACCACCTCCATTAACCTGTGCCTGTGGCAGAAAGTGAGGCTACAGATTGTTCCTTTGTAGttctgagtagtagtccattttGCAAATATGCCAccttttgtttacccattcacctgttagatatttgggctgtttccagtttggaacTCATGGCTagagctgctatgaatattcctGTCCAAGATTTTTCTGGTTTGTGCAAAggttttcattaatttatttttaattactgagtaATACatgaatgcattttctttcttttctttcttttttttttttagtttatttgagaaagagagtgcatgagtagagggaggggcagagggagaggaggaaggagctcagcctggggcctgacaTGGTGTTCTATCTCACAATCCCAAggttatgacttgagccaaaaccaagagtcagacgcttaaccaactgagccacccaggcatctcaaaagCATTCCTTCTCTTATCAAAACAATACAGAAGGTaaggcagcctgggcggctcagcagtttagcgctgccttgggcccagagtatgatactggagacccgagatggagtccctcatcgggctttttgcagggagcctgcttctccctctgcctgtgtctctcaggcctctctctctgtgtgtgtcttccatgagtaaataaataaataaaaccttaaaaaataaaataaaatcttaaaaaaaacaaaacaacacagaaGGTAAAAAGCAAGGCTCCCTCACATCTTGCATTGGCAATGCTTCCCAAACTTTAACATGCGCACAAATCCTCTTGAGaatcttgtttattcattttgattcaCAAGGTGGGGTAGAGACTGAGATTCTGTGTGTCTCACAAGCTCTCAGGGATGCTGACAGGGGCAGGGACTCCCAGACCACAATTTGAGTAATAGAAGGGCCCAAGCCAGTATTTCTCAAAGCATGGTCACCTGACCATCTGCATCACAGTCACACTGGAAGATGCTGAACATGCACATTCTGAGGCCCTGCCCTGCATCCTCTGAGGGGTGGAGCCCATATACCTTCATATTTAAGTGGTGCTCACTAACGTCTGAGGACCACTGCTTTGGGTGTACAGTTTTCAGAAGGGCTGATTGGTCTGTCTTCTTCCTGGTTGTGCCCCCGAGACTAGCCCAGTGCCTGGGCCatgccttttttttgttttgttttgttttgttttaagacatATTTTCTCTTACTCTGCTAGGATGTGGGTTCTACACCCTGGGCACACCCCTGGATGCTCTGTGGCATATTGCAGTTCCACCTGACCCTCTGTCCTATGATATTAGAGGGCCACCATTTGATGATGCAGCTTTTGCTGCAGAATAAAGGCTGTAGTGATAAGCATGAGTGTGCAAAGCATTCAGGAATATGTTTCAGCCTAAACTTGTCCAAATAACAGCATGTAGAACTAATGATGGGAAAATGTCTGCAAGCCACAGCCCAGTGTTAGGCAAAAGAACAGAAACCCACAGGCACCAGCTCAGGGGGGGGAGATCTGGGAGGAGAGCCCAGCATTGCCTCCCACTGGACTCTGACAAGCATCGAGACCACAGTATACCTAAAGTATGCCATGGTTTCTGCAGTATTTGTCTTCAGAGTTTCCCCATGGCCTCATGCTCTTCACCTGACCTGTGGCCAACTAGGACTTTCCTCCTCAACACTTCTGTCTCCCAGCTGCCCCAGGAACTGAGCCTATCTGCCTATAAGCACTGGGTTTCCATTCTGCTACCTCATCTGTTTCCATTCTCAAGGCAAACATTATTTGCCACAAATGGGCTATTCCAGAATCCCAATTTGGTTCCATGCAGCAAGAGAGGTAGGGCTGAGTGAGGAATTACACACCAGCCACCCCATCTATGCCAACAGCTCTTAACTGGTGTGGAGAATAGCAGGCAAGTTCAGGCAAGACCAGGGGGGCAAGGTTAGCTCTGAAGGCCCAGCTGAAGAAAGCCACAAATGAGTCTGACCACAGGCTGGTCAGCAACAGCCAGGGTGACAAACAGACTTGAAAGCAGTTCCCAGGAGAGATGTTTGGAGGACTGCAGGCATTCAGCCAGAAGAGAGGACTTGAACATCTGGAAGACCTAGGTGTGGTGGTCATTTGAACAGCCTCAGGGACACAACCAGGACCAGTGACTAGACAATTCAAGGGAgcaatattttattctctataaAGAATTTACTCAAAATGAGAGATGTCTGAGAATGGACTTGGGTGTCTGGTTAGGCAGTGAACTCTCCACCACAGGAGACATTCAAGTAAGGGCCAGAAAACCTCTGGGTGAATAGGTCTTGACAATCAGAAGATTTAGATTCCGGGACCTTCAAAGAcctctctctgagcttcattgAGACCTGGATGAGGCATCAAGTGGAATTTGTCCATCACTGTAGTCAAGCCAGTGGCCACCAGATGGCAACAGAGCCCCATCTTCCCAGTCAAGGAGCGCTTCGTTTGCAGAAACCtaattggaaaacaaaaccaaaataaatagtTAACTGATTTAGACAAAATGACATTCATAGGCAAAGATTATGAATCAAATTCTCAAAAGCTTTAGTCCTCAACACAACCCAGAGGGCTCCAGGTCAAGTAAGTCACaaatttttttgagagtgagcatcctttttttacaaaaatttccATTGAAGTACAACAAACATATAGTAAGGTACACAAATCATAAGTGTATAGCTCAATGAATTCTCATAAACAGGGCACACCTGtgtaacaagaaacaaagtaTTATCAGAACTCCAGAGGCCCCCTTTCTAGTCACCACCCCCCATCTGACTTCTAAATCCATAGACTAGTTTCActtgtttttcagttttacagACAGGGAATCAGATGGCATGGATACCTCTGGGTCTTGCTTAGACGGTTACGTGATGAGATCCACTGATTTTGCTGTGTGTTGTAGTTCCATCTTGTTGCTGTGCAGTAGTGTGTGGTGTGAATAAACTGCAATTGATTTGTtcattctcttgttgatgtgCATTTTAGTGATTTACAGTTTGAGGGCTGCTAtatataatgctgctatgaatttCTAGTACATTCCTTATGAAGAGCATATGTACACATTTTCTTACTGAATTGCTAGGTCACAAGGCTAGATGCTAGCTAGCACACTTTCAGCCTTAGCTTTAGTAGACATCACCATACAGTTTTCAAAGTGACTGCACCAACTGACCTTCCCACTGACAATGTATGAGAATTCCTGTGGCTCTCTGGCCACACCAGAATCCTTGATCTGCATAAGTTTGGGTGAAAGAAATGGGGGATCTGGAATGAGCATCCCCACGGATGGTCTGAGCATCTGGGCAGCAGAGGTGAGTGGGCTTGAGCCAGAAGGAAGAGGAGTCTATCCCATCAGCACTCCCTGATGAGCCCTTCAGCAATGGTATCTGCGGAATGGAGAACTTCACTCCTTGAGCTCAGAACAATTGCCAGAGCAGTGCTGTTCTCACTGAGCCCTCACCGCATGGCTGGCACTTTCCTCAGCGCTGGGGATGGAACAGAGAGGAAGCAGACATCATCCCTTTGCTAACTAATGAAGCTCACGTTCTAGCGGGGGTGGGCATGGACggtaaataaatgtatgtaatgAAAGTTctgtaaagaaaaatgagagtgtAGAGGAGGagtgctattttattattttttatttttaaatattttacttatttattcatgagaaacacagagagaggcagagacataggcagagggagaagcaggctccatgcagggaacccgacatgggactcgatcctgggactccaagatcacgccctgggccaaaggcaggtgctaaagcactgagccactcaggcatctccaggagtgctattttaaaatgcagactACAAGGTGATGCACCTGAGCCCTATGAGGATGTCTGCATCAGATAGACAAGAGACAACAAGCCTTGGTGAGGACACAGACAATAGGGCACTCtctgcactgttgatgggaaggcaaattggtgcagccgctGTGACggtgagaaaatgaagagatttgggtcaaaggtacaaactcacagctataagatgaataagccCTGGgtatctaatgtacagcatggtgactataattaacaatTAATAACACTGTATTAACATTGTATTAACAACTGGAAAAATGTTGAGAGTGGATCTTAAGTGTTATCaccccacacacaaaaatggtaATTACACGAGAGGATGGAGGTCTTAACTAACCTTATTGCAgaaatcattttgcaacatatgTGTTGAAGCATCACATATTCTCCCTTAAACTTACTTATGCTGTTTGTTAATAATATcccaataaagctggggaaaaataaaatataaaagagtaaaataagtGGTCAGAGGAATGATAAGTTGAGTTTGAACAGAAACCAGATATGAAGAAACAAACCACAGGAAAAGAGAGCTGCAGGTACAGGGAGCCATTCAATGCAAAGGCCCCGTGGTGGGTGTGTGCTTGGCACATTCAAGGCACAGTAAGAAGCAGGTAGAAGGAGTTAGGAATGCTGGGAGAAAGTTAGCAGAAATATGATTATGTAGGACCTACCCTCACTGATGTTCAAAGATAACCACAAACCCAACCCAACATGTACATATAAACTCATAAAGTGTTGGGGCTTGAGGGGTTGAGGTGGTTATTGTTGTTTATTAAAATGCAATCATCCATATATTATCACTAGCCTTACTTAACATAGCTATCTTTGTAAGTCCGTAACAAGGATTGGGGTAGGCAAACTTTTCCTGTGAAGATCCAGCTAGTAAATATTTGAGACTCTGTGGGCAGACAATCTCTGTTGCAGCTGCTCAATACTGCTGCTGTTCAGTCCAGAGCAGACATGGACTACACCTGACTGAGTGCGTATGGCTATGTTCCAACAGAATTTTACTTACCAGATGGgtggcaggccagatttggcctaaGGTGGTGGTTTACAAACTCTGACACGTAGCTGCCCTGTTATATTCCCAATGCCAAGAGCAGTGGCTGGCACATATAGGcaaccaataaatatttgctaaatgaataaatctaatatttttttagtgGTTACAGAGTATTTCATTGCTAGGTTATCATCCTAGGGCCTAAGATTTTACAAACTAATCCTCTTATCAAAAAGATTTCTAtgcgggatacctgggtggttcaggggtttagcgcctgccttcagcccagggcctgatcctggagatccgggatggagtcccacatcaggctccctgcatggagcctgcttctccctctgcctgtgtctctgcctgtgtctctgcctctctctctctctctatgtctatcatgaataaataaataaaatcttttttaaaaaagggagctTGGATTATTTTGGCAACACTCAATTCAATATTGCAGTTGGAAAGTATCTTTAATCTCATCACTTCTGAGGCTCTTTCAATCCTCTGCTTCCCATCTCTTTCAAACTACGCCCCTGAAAATTTCCATTCCTGAATTGTATCTCTGCAGCAATCCCTGCTACATTCACTCCACTCCATGTAAACACACTTGAGTTGCCATGTTCACCCAAATCCATTTGGGATGACAGCTTCTGGAATGTTAAAATTTTCAGACATTGTACAGCAAAACTTATCAGAATTCAGTTTACACCCACTTCAAATCACATAGTACTTGGAACTGAAAACCACAGTATGTGCCCTAAACTGTCCTTTACAATCTGAATAATTGTGGATTCAAAGTTATAAACTCCCTTCTGGAGTAGACTAAggtcactctctctctttctcctgctaACAGATTTCTGCAGTTACCTTCACAATTTTAGAATGAGCAGTAGAGTGATCTTTATCTGCCACAATTGTACATATCTAAAGAAATGAGCTCCTATGCTATACATACATCGATCATTTCTCCTTTGAGTTGTTCTTCCAAAATATCAACAGAGGTGAATTAGGACATCAAGACTCCACAGAAGGCACAGATGGCCCAACGCTCCCTTCAATGAGGATACCTGAGACTGTCTCCTCTTCTGTAGCTGGTgcattagggtttttttgttaAGAGTAGCCAATGggggggatccctgcgtggctcagcagtttagcgcctgccttcagcccagggcgtgatcctggggtcccgggatcgagtcccacattgggctccctgcatggagcctgcttctccctctgcctgtgtctctgcctctgtgtgtgtgtgtgtgtgtgtgtgtgtgtgtgtgtgtgtgtgatgaataaataaaatcttaaaaaaaaaaaaaaaagagtagccaATGGGGCCTggggtggtgcctggctggctcagttagtggagtgtgtgactcgatctcaggatcttgagtttgagctccacattggacGTAGAGGTtacttcaaaaaaagaagaagaagaaagagtggCCTTTGGGCTCTGGGAAGAGAGGTGACAGGAAGCAGAGATGACATCACTGCATCTTTCTCTTCAGGCACATGAACTACAAAGAGTGGAGGCGACACCCCATTCCCCATCCTTTAATAAGTACTACACCATTACCTTCCCAAAAGTAACGTTCAGTCCAACCAGCACGGTATCAGTGCCATTTCCTAATTCACCTCTTGCCCATGAtgaattttaacaatttaaaaaacattgacAATTTGATGAGTGAAAAAGTCTCACTATTTAATTCTCTTTTCCCTGAGTATAtcccatgaatttttaaagatctaccTTACATTGTATTTATCTAACTTTAAGCACAGACCCTAATAACCTTTACCACTAGATGCCAGTATTAACACTTCTCCTCTGGTCGGACAACCAGCTAGTCTCAAGACTTTGCCAAAAGTCCCCTGGAGAGCAAAATCGCCCTCTTTCCACCAGCTGAAGAATATTAAGGTTGGACCACTCAAAAAGAGCTGGAATATTCGCAAATACCTGAACAGCCAGTGTTATCTCACTGATACTGTCTCCTCTCTTGGCTTCTGTGACCCCGTGGTCTCCGTTCCTTCCCCACCTCTCTGCTCCCTCATTCCCAGTCTCCTTTCCTGTAGTCAAGTCTCAGAATACACGAGGGCCTTCTCTCCACTTAAACTTACTCCTTCGGAGTTTTCATGTAGTTctctagggaatccctgggtggctcagcggtttggcgcctgcctttggctcagagcgtgatcctggatcccgggatccaatcccacatcaggctccctgcatggagcctgcttctccctctgcctgtgtctctgtatctctcatgaataaataaaaatctttaaaaataaatagggcagccccggtggcccagcggtttagcgccgccttcagcccggggtgtgatcctggagactcaggatccagtcccacgtcgggcttcctgcatggagcctgcttctccctctgcgtgtctctctctctctctctgaataaataatctttaataaaaacaaataaataagcaactcTAGtgatacaccaaaaaaaaaaaaaaaaagatgtaaatttcTGCCACATAGAACAGGTGCCTTCCAACCTGTTGGGGGAAGAGATGGCGCTGGGACACACCGGACTCTCCATCCCAGGGAGAAAAAAGAGCGCACGTCTGCTGGAGGGCTGTCAGGTCTTGCTCGACCTTCTGGGGCCAGAGGCTCTCTGCGAGCACGCACGGCGAGCGTGGAATGACCACGTACACAGGAATCTACAGGTGACCCCAGCGGCCAGCGCTCCCAGAGAGACCCACGGAGGCAGGGGGGGCTGTGCCGCGGGGCGGTCGAGGCTGATAACGACTCTGAGTGAAGCCACCAGGGATGGAGGCCAGTGGGGCTGCGCGCTCGCAACACCATCCCGGCCGGGCCACCGCGACCGCGGAGCTGGAGCCGGCGATCCGGTGAAAGCAGCCAACCAACGGTACCGGAGCGCGCGCTCCCAGCCCAGCGGAGCGTGAACCcaccggggggagggggggaggagctGCCCCGCTCTCAGGAGCCAATCAGAGGCCACGGAGGCCTATTACGACAACCTCAGGAACCAATGAAAAGCGAGACCCCCCCCCATAGCCTGCCTCCCGGGCGCCTGTCCCGGGAGGATCACCGGAAGAACTTTTTTAGAAAGTGCAAATTAGGAGACAAGTCCGTGGCTCCGCGGCGGGGCGCTGCGTTTACTAAGATGGGTGTTGAGAACCGTGTGAGCGAGCAGAACCGCGCTTCCCCGAAACTCGCGGGCGGTGGGATCGCAAGTCACCCCCAAGCCCAGGGCTCCAGCGCGGGAGGGTACGTGCTGCGCGCTGACGTCacgcgccggccccgccccccgcccgcccgcccttaTAGCGTAGCCCTGGCGCGCGCGCACCATTGTGTGGCTGGACTCGGCCGCCGCTGCGGTGTGAGGCGCGTGTTCGGGCTCTCGCCGTCGCCGCACCCGCACCGCGGCTTTCGCCTTGCGGCCCGCCGTTCGGTAGccagcccccggggcccctgccCGCCACGAACATGCCGCGCGTCTACATAGGACGCCTGAGCTACAACGTCCGGGAGAAGGACATCCAGCGCTTTTTCAGTGGCTATGGCCGCCTCCTCGAAATAGACCTCAAAAATGGGTGAGTCGGGCCTGGGCGCCCGCTTCCGCCCGCAGCGCCCTGGGTCTGGCGGCAGCGGGGCCCGCCGGACGGAAGAGGGCCAAGGCCGCGGCGCCGCGTGGCAGGGCCGCCAAGatggcggcggcgcggggccgcGGGAGCGCGCGCGGGGGGGTGGGAGCGCGCGCGTGCGCGGCCCCGGCCTAACGACGCCCGCCGGGCCCCGGCCCTCGCACCGCCCCCAGGTACGGCTTCGTGGAGTTCGAGGACTCCCGCGACGCCGACGACGCCGTTTACGAGCTGAACGGCAAAGAGCTCTGCGGCGAGCGCGTGATCGTGGAGCACGCCCGGGGCCCGCGCCGTGACCGCGACGGCTACAGCTACGGAAGCCGCAGTGAGTCCCACCCCCCGCGCGCTCCGCGTCCTTGGGACCCTGGGGGGTGGGCGCAGGCCAgggtgggcggggtggggccTCCCAACCCGGGCAGGCGTGGCGACGCGGGTCCTTTGACTGCAGTGTCCCCGGGCCCCGCTGCCTTCACGCCTGCCCGGGGCAGCCACGGGACGCCGGAGCGCGGGGATTGGGTTGTGGGTTTTGCCTAGCCAGGGTTGGGGTGTTTGGCGGGGGGAGGgttctttaattttattcttttagtttttggtttttgctaGGTTGGGAGGGGGGTGGTTTGAGCCCCTGTCAGCACTGTCGTGGGCTCTGCCCACGGAGGAAGTGAGGCATGGTTGTATTTGTTGTATCCCCCTCGCTTACCTGACAGTGCCTTAGCTAGAAATGTGAATGCGTTAGCGTAGAAGTGTAAGGGCAGGCcgggtggagggtggggtggggcggggcggggtggagggctgggtagggtcaggggagggattTAAAGTTTAGGTCTTAGAGTTATTAAAATTGGCGGGGGCCAAAGAAAATTTCGAAGCAATGTGGTATAGTACCACAAAGTATACTTAAATAAGCTTCATGCTATATTTGAAATAGTTGGGGCATGTTCTTGGGAGGAGGCGGGAGGGGTTTGGTTATGTGAAATGTTTGATGTTGAAATTGTTGCATGTTGAATTCAAACTTTTTAACAAGTCCTTGATGTTTCAATTTGAAAGTGACCAATGGGGCTGAGGctgtgtccactgaggctaagaTGACTGCCTTTCCTGATTGGCCTTGGCTTTTCCATACATTGTGTGACCCTTGCCCTATGACCCTTTGGCTGACCTTACCGGAAGCCATGACGACAGCAGCCTTTTGCCATTAGACGCAGGGTGATGGTGAGGATTCCAAGGGTTAGACAAAACTGGTTAATCTGAACTAGGTGACTGTTACCTTGCGTGTTTTGTGGCCAAACCACCACCAAAAACCTCACACTGTGATGTAAGTACTTAGTGTAACTAgtaaacatttttgtaaaatgtagAAATGCATGTAATCagttaagttttatattttacaatgtTCTGTAAAATAAAACTTAGCGAGGTAAATTGAATAAAGGAGCAGTCACTCTCTAACAGATTGTAGGAGAAGTTTAGTTGGATTTAGTCTATTTGACTTGCCCTTAATTTAATTTATGGCAAATCACAACTGTATCGAAGGTTTAGCAATATAATAGCAAAGTCCTACTCCAGTAAATAAAAGTTGATATGTTTGTACTAACTTTCAAAAAACATGCATCCCTATCATTACAAAGCATCTAATTATTCTCTTCATGTGATAAAGGTGGTGGAGGTGGATACAGCAGTCGGAGAACCTCTGGCAGAGACAAATATGGACCACCTGTTCGTACAGAATTCAGGCTTATTGTAGAAAATCTTTCTAGTCGTTGCAGTTGGCAAGATTTAAAGGTATGTGCTGTAACTTGAGATAAAAATGATATGGCAGATGTTTAAAAGTTAGGCCTTTGTTTTACTTTATCTCTAAGAATCAAGTACAGTATGTAGATCTTTACATTTCTAGGTTTAACCCTCCTTGTTGCTCTTTTAGGATTTCATGAGACAAGCAGGTGAAGTAACCTATGCGGATGCTCACAAAGAACGCACAAACGAGGGCGTGATTGAATTCCGTTCCTACTCGGACATGAAGCGTGCTTTGGACAAACTGGATGGTACAGAAATAAATGGCAGAAATATTAGGCTCATTGAGGATAAACCACGAACGAGCCATAGGCGGTCTTACTCTGGAAGCAGATCAAGGTAATTGAAGAAttgggagaggaaggaaacagtATCTGCCAAgagcaaagaaaaatcaaatggcAGTATTTGACTTCTTAGTTGAAATTAGTTCAATATTTAGTCTCTTTTTATAGTAAGCaattatattttgtgtatttttttggtaaacaACATAAAAGTTTGAGCTGTGAGATGTATTGAGATTAAgatttttgtattgtttctgGTTATAGGTCACGGTCTAGAAGAAGGTCACGAAGTAGGAGTCGTAGGAGCAGCCGCAGTAGATCTCGAAGTATCTCAAAAAGTCGCTCCCGGTAAGTAATAAATTGTTAGGTCATTTTTCTGAATGTTACTGCACTTGTATGTTCTGCCaaggtactgaaaaaaaaatccggCTCTTCTTGTCCAGATCCAGGTCTCGGAGCAAAGGTCGATCACGTTCTCGATCAAAAGGCAGGAAATCTAGATCAAAAAGCAAATCTAAGCCCAAGTCTGATCGGGGCTCCCGTTCGCGCTCTCGAAGCAGATCTAAGGAGTATGAGAAATCTCGAAGCAGGTCTCGCTCTCGATCTCGTTcccccaaagaaaatggaaaaggtgATATAAAGTCAAAGTCTAGGTCAAGAAGCCAGTCTCGTTCAAATTCTCCCCTTCCTGCTCCACCCTCAAAAGCACGTTCTGTGTCCCCTCCACCAAAAAGAGCTTCAAGATCCCGTTCTAGATCTCGTTCAAAGTCCAGGTCACGGTCCAGATCGAGTTCCAGAGATTAACCTAGAACTCTACATTCTTTGCACACTATTATGGAACACTTTCCTACTTGCTTAGGCAGTTACTCTTCCATGTTTGTACTTGGCCTCTTCTGCAAGAGGAATCTCCTGAAAATGGGGGCACACAGAAATTTGATTTGTGGCCaaatttgatggaaaaaaaatgaggttctAAGGAAATGGTGGCATGAAGACCCTCTCCCTTCTTTGTAGAATTAAGATAACTTTGATTTTATAGCGTTTGAGCTAAAATAACTTTTGTAAAGATTAAgctcatttagattttttttaagtatttcagcAGGATCTGCTGcaggggttttgttgttttgtttgcttacttTTAAATTAACCGTTTCAAGCTTTGAATACCTAAGGCTTTAGAGGGAGATCCC harbors:
- the SRSF6 gene encoding serine/arginine-rich splicing factor 6 isoform X1, which translates into the protein MPRVYIGRLSYNVREKDIQRFFSGYGRLLEIDLKNGYGFVEFEDSRDADDAVYELNGKELCGERVIVEHARGPRRDRDGYSYGSRSGGGGYSSRRTSGRDKYGPPVRTEFRLIVENLSSRCSWQDLKDFMRQAGEVTYADAHKERTNEGVIEFRSYSDMKRALDKLDGTEINGRNIRLIEDKPRTSHRRSYSGSRSRSRSRRRSRSRSRRSSRSRSRSISKSRSRSRSRSKGRSRSRSKGRKSRSKSKSKPKSDRGSRSRSRSRSKEYEKSRSRSRSRSRSPKENGKGDIKSKSRSRSQSRSNSPLPAPPSKARSVSPPPKRASRSRSRSRSKSRSRSRSSSRD
- the SRSF6 gene encoding serine/arginine-rich splicing factor 6 isoform X2 is translated as MPRVYIGRLSYNVREKDIQRFFSGYGRLLEIDLKNGYGFVEFEDSRDADDAVYELNGKELCGERVIVEHARGPRRDRDGYSYGSRMTNGAEAVSTEAKMTAFPDWPWLFHTLCDPCPMTLWLTLPEAMTTAAFCH